The Pseudodesulfovibrio sp. zrk46 genome contains a region encoding:
- the glnD gene encoding [protein-PII] uridylyltransferase — MTQPDSHLPESAKRLKAARLALWERAKEGSVGGFAWEHTHLVDGYFGERVLEAGKQPFSFALVAVGGYGRGRLCPGSDIDVLLLFKRRIPRAAEAFVKALLFPLWDLNLDLGHGVRTISDCTSLAKKDFQVLASLLDARPLAGDAEVFHAFRDAFDKKVLKKRGHDFAESLRAHNVTRADQYGDSTGMLEPELKNGLGGLRDGQQVFWLSRVMSAMGEKPVFLPEELARLREDQAFVNRVRTALHLSAGRKNDRLFFDLQPPTARLMGFAARDGSPKDTGRGVEFFLSRLHQAMTRIKAMRETLFQEGFPQSAAPVAVAAPNLGAGPRGIYFKSQSAVSPDNVLTAFSESARTGLPLTWRARRLIRQYPGRYASGLIDRPETLNSLVEIFTSEHADVACDGLLETRLLPAIFPEFGDVEHLIQFNDYHVHPVGRHTLETISRMSGFLHGNSEPWAVEIASTIKAPEVLILAGFFHDLGKDEPDHSIAGGSIAREVLTRFGMPMEQIDDVAFLVEQHLLIPKAATRRDLSDERVAAEVAGVVGSLERLNMLYLLSVADSMATGPRAWNNWTKSLFAELYFKVRHLLDQGSLAAPDGTRRLKTVRGEVLALEHGLDPEFLDAALNAMPPRAFLALDAETLVAHARQVKKLWDAVAQDRIRKPSRIAGKGVNLIEVAPGRASGTYQLTIAALDQPGLFATLAGAISLHGLSILAADLFTWKDGTAVDVFTVTSPPENLYPDEVWARISRSISYAMVDKLDIASRLEDRRKSPLHKDRHGPKLKPIVSVDNDSSDFYTLIEVAATDRTGFLFDMARTLAAHRVSIHLAKITTIKGRAADIFHVRDEVGGKITDQERLSDIRKDLLAAAEA, encoded by the coding sequence ATGACCCAGCCTGACAGTCATCTCCCCGAATCCGCCAAGCGATTGAAAGCGGCCCGTCTCGCCCTGTGGGAGCGTGCCAAGGAAGGTTCGGTGGGTGGCTTTGCATGGGAACACACCCATCTGGTGGACGGCTACTTCGGGGAGCGTGTCCTCGAGGCCGGAAAGCAGCCGTTCTCCTTTGCGCTGGTGGCGGTGGGAGGCTACGGCCGCGGGCGCCTGTGTCCCGGTTCGGACATCGATGTTCTTCTGCTCTTCAAGCGACGTATCCCCCGCGCCGCCGAGGCATTCGTCAAAGCGCTCCTTTTTCCTTTGTGGGATTTGAATCTCGATCTCGGCCACGGTGTTCGCACCATTTCGGACTGCACCTCGTTGGCCAAAAAAGACTTTCAGGTGCTGGCTTCCCTGCTGGATGCGAGGCCGCTGGCCGGAGATGCCGAGGTTTTTCATGCATTTCGGGACGCCTTTGACAAAAAGGTGCTCAAAAAGCGGGGCCATGACTTTGCCGAAAGTCTGCGCGCCCACAACGTCACCCGCGCTGACCAGTATGGAGATTCCACAGGAATGCTCGAGCCCGAATTGAAGAACGGGCTGGGTGGTCTGCGGGACGGACAGCAGGTTTTCTGGCTGTCACGCGTCATGTCGGCCATGGGTGAGAAGCCGGTCTTCCTTCCCGAAGAGCTGGCCCGACTGCGCGAAGATCAGGCTTTCGTCAATCGCGTGCGCACTGCGCTGCATCTTTCCGCCGGACGCAAGAACGACCGTCTCTTTTTTGATCTCCAGCCGCCCACGGCGCGCCTCATGGGTTTTGCTGCGCGGGATGGCTCGCCCAAGGACACCGGCCGGGGCGTCGAGTTCTTCCTGTCCCGTCTGCATCAGGCCATGACCCGCATCAAGGCCATGCGTGAGACCTTGTTTCAGGAGGGCTTCCCTCAGTCGGCCGCGCCGGTTGCGGTTGCAGCGCCCAACCTCGGCGCAGGGCCGCGAGGCATCTATTTCAAGAGTCAGTCAGCCGTATCCCCGGACAATGTACTGACTGCGTTCAGCGAGTCTGCCCGGACAGGGCTGCCCCTGACATGGCGTGCGCGCCGACTCATCCGGCAGTATCCCGGGCGTTACGCCAGCGGTCTGATTGACCGCCCCGAAACGCTCAACTCTCTGGTGGAGATTTTTACCTCGGAGCATGCAGATGTTGCTTGCGACGGGTTACTCGAGACCCGTCTGCTGCCTGCCATCTTCCCGGAGTTCGGCGATGTGGAGCATCTGATTCAGTTCAATGACTACCATGTCCACCCAGTGGGGCGGCATACCCTGGAGACCATCTCGCGCATGTCGGGATTCCTGCATGGAAATTCCGAGCCATGGGCCGTTGAAATTGCGTCGACGATCAAGGCTCCAGAGGTGTTGATCCTCGCCGGATTCTTCCATGATCTGGGCAAGGACGAGCCCGACCATTCCATAGCTGGCGGCAGTATCGCTCGGGAGGTGTTGACCCGGTTCGGTATGCCCATGGAGCAGATCGACGACGTGGCTTTTCTCGTGGAGCAGCATCTGCTCATCCCCAAGGCCGCCACACGGCGTGATCTTTCTGACGAGCGGGTGGCTGCTGAGGTAGCGGGCGTTGTCGGCTCGCTGGAGCGGTTGAACATGCTCTACCTGCTGTCCGTGGCCGACTCCATGGCCACTGGTCCGCGGGCTTGGAACAACTGGACCAAATCCCTGTTCGCCGAGCTCTACTTCAAGGTTCGCCATCTGTTGGATCAAGGTTCGTTGGCCGCGCCAGATGGCACTCGTCGCTTGAAGACTGTCAGGGGAGAGGTGCTGGCACTGGAGCACGGACTGGACCCCGAATTTCTGGATGCGGCGCTCAATGCCATGCCGCCCCGTGCGTTTCTTGCGCTGGATGCCGAGACGCTGGTCGCCCACGCCCGGCAGGTGAAAAAGTTGTGGGACGCCGTGGCGCAGGACCGCATCCGCAAGCCGTCGCGCATTGCGGGCAAGGGCGTGAATCTCATCGAGGTCGCCCCGGGCAGGGCATCCGGCACCTATCAATTGACCATTGCGGCGTTGGACCAGCCCGGTCTGTTTGCGACTCTGGCCGGAGCCATTTCACTGCATGGGTTGAGCATCCTCGCCGCTGATCTCTTTACCTGGAAGGACGGTACCGCCGTAGACGTGTTCACCGTGACGTCCCCGCCGGAGAATCTGTATCCGGATGAAGTGTGGGCGCGCATCTCCCGTTCCATCTCCTACGCCATGGTCGACAAGCTGGACATTGCCTCCCGCTTGGAGGATCGACGCAAGTCGCCCTTGCACAAGGATCGCCACGGTCCCAAGCTCAAGCCCATCGTTTCCGTGGATAACGACTCCAGCGATTTCTACACCCTTATAGAGGTGGCGGCCACGGACCGGACAGGGTTCCTCTTTGACATGGCCCGCACCCTTGCGGCGCACCGGGTGTCCATTCACCTCGCCAAGATCACGACCATCAAAGGGCGTGCAGCAGATATTTTCCATGTTCGTGACGAGGTTGGTGGCAAGATCACTGATCAGGAGCGTCTGAGCGACATCCGAAAGGATTTATTGGCTGCTGCAGAAGCATAG
- a CDS encoding HDOD domain-containing protein: MTEDRAYESIFIARQPIFDSHNETWGYLMLFRDSDDADRAVISDNSEATMNLVANLPLCGGLGGDKARLMIHFTPEDVIRGTHHAIPWSNTVVILEELDDASPELLGALRDLKEGDYEVAVNNFEGKPGCEPLAELADILIVDVEGKSDADLVQIMAKGKKIGSPMTIAKRVETADDLARAKEVGFDLFHGFFFKHPRTESGRKITSSEATRLKLFEIIEKEEPDFDSLAPAIEADVSISYRLLNFLNSANFSFATTVTSIRQAVVLAGWKPIRNWLRLIILTDMTPSEKSKELAYLSAHRAKLFETAALGGGYEDESDKLFMLGLFSLLGAMLDTDMETIVEQLPVDDQIKAALCGKVNRYSLWLDLARAIEQSDWDEVGVTAKELNLLPGTVAVSYQHAFTWADAFFAEAPKEPVQ; encoded by the coding sequence ATGACAGAAGACAGAGCCTACGAATCAATATTCATCGCCCGCCAGCCCATTTTCGACTCTCATAACGAAACATGGGGCTACCTGATGCTGTTCCGCGACAGCGACGATGCGGATCGCGCAGTCATCAGCGACAACTCCGAAGCCACCATGAATCTGGTAGCCAATCTCCCCTTGTGCGGCGGCCTCGGCGGCGACAAGGCCCGACTCATGATCCACTTCACACCCGAAGACGTCATTCGCGGCACCCACCATGCGATCCCCTGGAGCAATACGGTTGTCATCCTCGAAGAACTCGACGACGCCAGCCCGGAACTGCTTGGCGCCTTGCGCGACCTCAAGGAAGGCGACTACGAAGTGGCCGTAAACAATTTCGAAGGCAAACCCGGCTGCGAACCGCTGGCCGAACTGGCCGACATCCTCATTGTGGATGTGGAAGGCAAATCCGACGCCGATCTGGTCCAGATCATGGCCAAAGGCAAAAAGATTGGCTCGCCCATGACCATCGCCAAGCGCGTGGAAACCGCCGACGATCTGGCCCGGGCCAAGGAAGTCGGTTTTGACCTGTTCCACGGTTTCTTCTTCAAGCACCCGCGCACCGAGTCCGGGCGCAAGATCACGTCCTCGGAAGCCACCCGCCTCAAACTTTTCGAGATTATCGAAAAAGAAGAGCCGGACTTTGATTCTCTGGCTCCGGCCATTGAGGCGGACGTCTCCATCAGCTATCGGCTGCTCAATTTTCTGAACTCGGCCAACTTCAGCTTTGCCACCACGGTCACGTCCATCAGACAGGCCGTTGTCCTCGCGGGCTGGAAGCCCATCCGCAACTGGCTCAGGCTCATCATCCTCACGGACATGACCCCGTCCGAGAAGAGCAAGGAGCTCGCCTACCTGTCTGCCCATCGCGCCAAGCTTTTCGAGACTGCGGCTCTGGGCGGCGGCTACGAGGACGAGTCCGACAAGCTCTTCATGCTCGGCCTCTTCTCCCTGCTCGGCGCCATGCTCGACACCGACATGGAGACCATTGTCGAACAGCTCCCTGTGGATGATCAGATCAAGGCCGCCCTGTGCGGAAAGGTGAACCGCTACTCCCTCTGGCTCGATCTGGCCCGCGCCATCGAGCAGTCCGACTGGGACGAAGTAGGCGTCACCGCCAAGGAGCTCAACCTCCTGCCCGGCACCGTAGCAGTCAGCTACCAGCATGCCTTCACATGGGCCGACGCATTCTTCGCCGAAGCGCCCAAAGAGCCCGTTCAATAG
- a CDS encoding 2-amino-3,7-dideoxy-D-threo-hept-6-ulosonate synthase: MHIGKAIRLERIFNRNTNKTIIVPMDHGVTVGPISGLEKMRDTVTNLVAGGANAGLVHKGQVKLGHRMQGRDFGCIVHLSAGTCLSPFPNVKRLVTTVEEAIRLGADGVSVHVNLGDETEGQMLSDLGSVAASAGEWGMPLLAMVYARGPKVEDEYDPEMVAHCARVGAELGADVVKVNYTGDAESFAHVVDCACVPVVIAGGAKLDSTRDFLDMVRVSIDAGGAGLSVGRNVFQHRDSTRLVEVLSRIVHDDMDVDSALEGYEDIL, from the coding sequence ATGCACATAGGCAAAGCCATACGTTTGGAGAGGATTTTCAACCGCAACACAAACAAGACCATTATTGTGCCCATGGATCACGGCGTGACCGTGGGGCCCATCAGCGGTCTGGAAAAAATGCGGGACACTGTTACCAATCTGGTAGCGGGCGGCGCCAACGCCGGTCTGGTTCACAAGGGACAGGTCAAGCTGGGCCACCGCATGCAGGGCCGCGACTTCGGTTGCATCGTGCATCTGTCCGCAGGTACCTGTCTGTCGCCGTTTCCCAATGTGAAGCGACTGGTCACCACCGTGGAAGAGGCTATTCGCCTTGGCGCTGACGGTGTCAGCGTTCACGTGAACCTTGGCGACGAGACCGAGGGTCAGATGCTCAGCGATCTGGGCAGCGTTGCCGCCTCTGCCGGAGAGTGGGGCATGCCGCTGTTGGCCATGGTCTATGCTCGCGGTCCCAAAGTGGAAGACGAGTATGATCCGGAAATGGTGGCTCATTGCGCCCGTGTCGGTGCCGAGCTGGGCGCTGATGTGGTCAAGGTGAACTATACCGGTGATGCCGAATCTTTCGCCCACGTCGTGGATTGCGCTTGCGTCCCCGTGGTCATCGCCGGTGGTGCCAAGCTTGATTCCACCCGCGACTTCCTCGACATGGTTCGTGTCTCCATCGACGCTGGCGGCGCAGGCCTTTCTGTTGGCCGTAACGTGTTCCAGCATCGCGACTCTACCCGTCTGGTGGAAGTGCTTAGCCGCATTGTCCACGACGACATGGATGTGGACTCCGCGCTGGAAGGCTACGAGGACATCCTCTAG
- a CDS encoding HEAT repeat domain-containing protein: protein MKLVIRHFLQSGKQIFFTALLCLTMAVPAMASASLSTLDSRDLVTRLADDERTVRTAAALELRMYGQDAITFLTTAAHAPDPIQRRGGVAGLTLLPDPVMAMDTLLGALGDFDTATRSIAAHGLALMGCTAARPLATKLADPSPMVQNAAGYALASMRKAAIPALIDTLHSPDQYVRSKAAWLLGRMGHDALRAIPALINTLPADDDRVMHVVAEAIDQIGPDPATTSFHLIQLSNTTVGCLARRIGADAAPTLIRLLTRPGTPLAQIAFRTLASIGPGAKPALRKTIVSGSEGQRIACALLLVEIDPDEVFALPEDVRNTLANVPRGPKK from the coding sequence ATGAAATTAGTCATTCGGCATTTTTTGCAATCAGGCAAACAGATTTTCTTCACTGCATTACTTTGTCTCACCATGGCTGTTCCGGCCATGGCCTCTGCCAGCCTGTCCACCCTCGACAGCCGCGATCTCGTCACTCGGCTCGCCGACGACGAACGCACTGTCCGCACCGCCGCCGCTCTGGAGCTGCGTATGTACGGACAGGATGCAATCACCTTTCTTACCACCGCAGCACACGCCCCAGACCCAATCCAACGCCGAGGCGGCGTGGCAGGACTGACGCTGCTGCCCGATCCGGTCATGGCCATGGACACACTGCTTGGGGCGCTCGGCGATTTCGACACTGCCACCCGCAGTATCGCCGCCCACGGCCTCGCCCTCATGGGGTGCACCGCAGCCAGGCCGCTGGCCACCAAGCTGGCCGACCCCAGTCCCATGGTGCAGAACGCCGCCGGGTATGCGCTGGCATCCATGCGCAAAGCAGCAATCCCAGCATTGATCGACACCCTGCACTCTCCCGACCAATACGTTCGTTCAAAGGCCGCATGGCTGCTCGGACGTATGGGCCATGATGCCCTGCGTGCTATTCCAGCACTGATCAACACGCTTCCTGCTGACGACGACCGCGTCATGCATGTGGTGGCCGAGGCTATCGACCAGATCGGCCCCGACCCAGCAACAACTTCATTTCATCTCATTCAGCTCAGCAACACGACCGTCGGTTGTCTGGCACGTCGAATCGGCGCTGATGCCGCACCCACCTTGATTCGATTACTCACCCGGCCCGGCACGCCGCTGGCCCAGATCGCGTTCCGAACCCTCGCGTCCATCGGCCCCGGCGCCAAGCCTGCTCTGCGCAAGACCATCGTCTCCGGCAGCGAAGGACAGCGCATTGCCTGCGCTCTGCTGCTGGTGGAGATTGACCCCGACGAGGTGTTCGCGTTACCTGAAGATGTCCGCAATACGCTCGCCAATGTGCCTCGTGGACCAAAGAAGTAA
- a CDS encoding S24/S26 family peptidase, with the protein MGFTDDIRKALLERIGKGKRYPNNKRMADELGVDPSQLNRFLKKERGLNADSLGHILDRIGATITFGDEPADAARELCFRMPGKTQTDTNVPDPQADDYLAVPLAASPVAAGPGLIPEDKVEGWVLVWRHQESIRFRSNLVAVEIGRNELSMSPTLLPGDIVLVDRNDRDPSPAGKIMLVCEPGHDGGTMVKRVNTKRLDDDVELIFYSDNSREFPPTTYRLNRDYDGDITRAIGGNVVWAWSDMTKK; encoded by the coding sequence ATGGGATTCACTGATGACATTCGCAAGGCGCTCCTCGAGCGCATCGGCAAGGGGAAGCGATACCCCAACAACAAACGAATGGCAGACGAGCTCGGTGTGGACCCGTCACAGCTCAACCGTTTCCTGAAGAAGGAGCGAGGGCTCAACGCGGACTCACTGGGCCACATCCTCGACCGCATCGGGGCGACCATCACCTTTGGCGACGAGCCGGCAGACGCGGCCCGCGAGCTCTGTTTCCGCATGCCCGGCAAGACCCAGACCGACACCAACGTGCCTGACCCCCAGGCCGACGACTATCTGGCCGTCCCGCTGGCAGCCTCGCCCGTAGCAGCCGGGCCCGGCCTGATCCCCGAAGACAAGGTCGAAGGCTGGGTGCTGGTCTGGCGGCATCAAGAGTCCATCCGCTTCCGCAGCAACCTCGTAGCCGTTGAGATCGGCCGCAACGAGCTCTCCATGTCCCCCACCCTGCTTCCCGGTGACATCGTCCTCGTGGACCGCAACGACCGCGACCCCAGCCCGGCCGGAAAGATCATGCTCGTCTGCGAGCCCGGCCACGATGGCGGCACCATGGTCAAGCGCGTCAACACCAAACGCCTTGACGACGACGTGGAATTGATCTTCTACTCGGATAACAGCCGTGAATTTCCGCCCACCACATACAGGCTCAACCGTGACTACGACGGCGACATCACCCGGGCCATCGGCGGCAACGTCGTATGGGCGTGGAGCGACATGACCAAAAAGTAG
- a CDS encoding DUF5675 family protein, whose product MVNKVELLRLERSGEGTFGVLRVDERVFCVTLEPPDRGNKVNVSCIPAGEYQCRRVDSPRFGRTFEVKGVPGRSHILLHSGNMVEDTSGCVLLGSRFGLLRGNRAVLESGRAFSGFMEKCSGVEVFPFVVENIA is encoded by the coding sequence ATGGTTAACAAAGTAGAATTGTTACGGCTTGAGAGAAGTGGCGAGGGTACTTTCGGCGTGTTGCGTGTCGACGAGCGCGTTTTCTGTGTGACGCTGGAGCCACCGGACAGGGGAAACAAGGTGAATGTCTCATGCATCCCCGCCGGAGAGTACCAATGCCGCCGTGTGGATTCGCCCCGGTTCGGAAGAACCTTTGAAGTGAAGGGCGTGCCCGGACGCAGCCACATCCTGCTGCATTCGGGAAACATGGTGGAGGACACCAGCGGCTGCGTGCTGCTTGGCAGTCGATTCGGACTGCTCAGGGGAAACCGCGCAGTGCTGGAATCGGGCAGGGCTTTTTCCGGATTCATGGAGAAATGTTCCGGAGTGGAAGTCTTCCCGTTTGTCGTAGAAAACATAGCCTAA
- a CDS encoding helix-turn-helix domain-containing protein, with the protein MEPFCLKGAQEICEAVGENPKCIHELVRDHGLPAWKRGPGGSWRALHEDLRKWIQDQRDRNIGFYVYARGIKDSAGPSGGNL; encoded by the coding sequence ATGGAACCGTTCTGCCTGAAAGGGGCACAGGAGATATGCGAGGCAGTCGGCGAGAACCCCAAATGCATCCACGAACTGGTACGCGACCACGGCTTGCCCGCATGGAAGCGCGGCCCGGGGGGATCGTGGAGAGCGCTCCACGAGGATTTGCGAAAGTGGATTCAGGATCAGCGTGACCGAAACATCGGCTTCTACGTCTATGCGCGTGGGATCAAGGACAGTGCTGGCCCGTCAGGAGGCAACCTGTAA